A genomic stretch from uncultured Pseudodesulfovibrio sp. includes:
- the queA gene encoding tRNA preQ1(34) S-adenosylmethionine ribosyltransferase-isomerase QueA gives MEIPEDYLLKSYNYDLPEAQIAQEPADRRDGSRLLVLNRETGTTTPTAFIDLLDYLPDNALLVANNSRVIPARIFGTKTTGGRVEFLLLTPLPLITPTEKNGWLTTPVEGLLRASKTPKPGTTITFSDNFRLVTDTAGEFGRWKVELQWKGDLTELFTELGHLPLPPYIKRPDSEADRERYQTTYADKSKTGSVAAPTAGLHFTPEMREKIKNKGIEWAEVTLYVGYGTFSPVRAKDIRDHTMHSEYIEVPDATAEAILRAKAEGRPVIAVGTTSARTMEGMVRESGRIGKYQGETDIFISPGYEFKVIDGILTNFHLPESSLIIMISALAGRKTILSAYECALQNSFRFFSYGDAMLII, from the coding sequence ATGGAAATACCCGAAGATTACCTGCTTAAAAGCTACAATTACGATCTGCCCGAAGCTCAGATTGCCCAGGAACCCGCCGATCGTCGCGATGGATCACGCCTTCTGGTGCTGAACCGTGAGACCGGAACAACCACCCCGACAGCGTTCATAGATCTGCTGGACTATTTGCCCGACAACGCCTTACTCGTGGCGAATAACTCCCGCGTCATTCCTGCCCGTATTTTCGGCACCAAGACCACAGGCGGCAGGGTGGAGTTCCTCCTGCTCACCCCTCTGCCGTTGATCACTCCCACAGAAAAGAACGGATGGTTGACCACCCCCGTCGAAGGCTTGCTTCGCGCCTCCAAAACGCCCAAGCCTGGCACCACAATCACCTTTTCCGACAACTTCCGTCTGGTCACGGATACGGCAGGCGAGTTCGGTCGTTGGAAAGTGGAACTGCAATGGAAGGGCGACCTGACAGAACTCTTCACCGAACTCGGTCATCTTCCGCTCCCACCATACATCAAGCGTCCTGATTCGGAGGCGGACAGGGAGCGCTATCAGACCACCTATGCCGACAAATCAAAGACCGGCTCCGTGGCTGCGCCCACTGCCGGGCTGCACTTCACGCCCGAGATGCGGGAAAAAATCAAAAACAAAGGCATCGAGTGGGCAGAAGTCACACTCTATGTCGGATACGGAACATTCAGCCCCGTCCGGGCGAAAGACATCCGTGACCACACGATGCATTCCGAATACATCGAAGTGCCTGACGCCACCGCGGAAGCCATTCTCAGGGCGAAAGCCGAAGGTCGTCCGGTGATCGCGGTGGGTACAACCAGCGCCCGTACAATGGAAGGCATGGTCCGAGAGTCCGGCAGAATTGGAAAATATCAAGGCGAAACAGATATTTTTATCTCTCCTGGCTATGAGTTCAAAGTCATAGACGGCATTCTGACCAACTTCCATTTGCCAGAATCGTCGCTCATCATTATGATCTCAGCTCTCGCTGGAAGAAAAACCATTCTCTCGGCCTATGAATGCGCCCTGCAAAACAGCTTTCGCTTTTTCTCCTATGGAGATGCGATGCTTATAATATAA
- a CDS encoding thiamine pyrophosphate-dependent enzyme, which produces MSEMNEKIVFERPESVIDRPTHYCPGCHHGIAHRLIGELLDDMNLAEKTLMTTSIGCSVFLYNYLNVDAVEAPHGRAPAVATGVKRARPDHFVFTYQGDGDLASIGMAEIMHAANRGEKMCVVFVNNTVYGMTGGQMAPTTLIGQTTTTTPAGRCMTHEGAPIRMTEIIASLGGVAFAARGSLDSVKNIRQAKKYLKKAFEFQVNNTGFGFVELLSGCPTNWKMTPLQANERIQKEMIPYFPLGIYKDVSEEGGVC; this is translated from the coding sequence ATGTCAGAAATGAATGAAAAAATAGTATTTGAAAGACCGGAATCCGTCATTGATAGGCCCACCCATTACTGCCCCGGCTGCCATCACGGTATCGCCCACAGGCTGATCGGTGAGCTGCTCGACGACATGAATCTGGCCGAGAAGACCCTCATGACAACTTCGATCGGTTGCTCGGTCTTCCTTTACAATTACCTGAACGTGGATGCTGTCGAGGCACCGCACGGACGCGCACCGGCTGTCGCCACCGGCGTCAAACGCGCACGGCCCGACCACTTCGTCTTCACCTATCAGGGTGACGGCGACCTCGCATCCATCGGCATGGCTGAAATCATGCACGCCGCCAACCGCGGTGAAAAAATGTGTGTGGTCTTCGTCAACAACACTGTTTACGGCATGACCGGCGGTCAGATGGCCCCCACCACACTCATTGGTCAGACGACCACGACGACCCCCGCAGGTCGCTGCATGACCCATGAGGGCGCACCCATCCGCATGACTGAAATCATCGCCTCCCTCGGTGGCGTTGCCTTTGCCGCACGCGGATCTCTCGACTCCGTCAAGAACATCCGCCAAGCCAAGAAATACCTGAAAAAAGCCTTCGAGTTCCAGGTCAACAACACCGGCTTCGGTTTTGTCGAACTGCTCTCCGGCTGCCCGACCAACTGGAAAATGACACCGTTACAGGCCAACGAGCGCATCCAGAAGGAAATGATCCCGTACTTCCCGCTCGGCATCTACAAGGATGTGTCCGAGGAAGGGGGTGTCTGCTAA
- the purD gene encoding phosphoribosylamine--glycine ligase, which translates to MKILIVGSGGREHALCWKLFQSPKVESILCAPGNGGTAQIGENIDIKDDDIPALVKLAKDREIDLVVVGPEMPLVLGLENSLRQEGIPCFGPNAFAANLEGSKAFSKNVMADAGVPTAAFRVFDEYEDAVAFIKERGAPIVVKADGLAAGKGVVVATSEEEAIEAVEEMMVKKVFGSAGDRVVIEETLKGEEASFLCFCDGTNYAMLPSSQDHKAAYEGDTGPNTGGMGAYSPAPILPKDKYAETAELCIKPILRHLAAKGQPFKGVLYAGLMYTENGPSVLEYNVRFGDPECQPLLMRLETDLLTIMFACIDGKLDQIEVTSTPQTACGVVMAAEGYPGPYPKGMEITGLEDADAMEGVKVFQAGTKVDGDKIVTSGGRVLCVTALGDDLAAAQKKAYEAVAKVHFDKSYYRKDIADKGLKRLK; encoded by the coding sequence ATGAAAATATTGATTGTCGGTTCTGGTGGGCGCGAACACGCCTTGTGCTGGAAACTTTTCCAAAGTCCGAAGGTTGAATCCATTCTGTGCGCGCCCGGTAACGGCGGTACGGCACAGATTGGTGAAAATATAGACATTAAGGATGATGATATCCCGGCTTTGGTCAAACTGGCCAAAGATCGTGAAATTGATCTGGTTGTTGTTGGTCCCGAGATGCCGCTGGTGCTTGGGTTGGAGAACTCGCTCAGGCAGGAAGGTATTCCGTGCTTCGGCCCCAACGCCTTTGCCGCGAATTTGGAAGGATCAAAAGCCTTTTCCAAGAATGTTATGGCTGATGCCGGCGTACCCACGGCTGCGTTTCGTGTTTTCGACGAATATGAAGACGCTGTTGCCTTTATCAAGGAACGCGGTGCACCCATTGTGGTCAAGGCTGACGGTCTGGCCGCCGGCAAGGGTGTGGTTGTGGCGACATCTGAAGAGGAAGCCATTGAAGCTGTTGAAGAAATGATGGTAAAAAAGGTGTTCGGCTCTGCCGGGGATCGTGTGGTCATTGAAGAAACACTCAAGGGAGAAGAAGCCTCCTTTCTGTGTTTTTGTGATGGCACCAACTATGCCATGTTGCCTTCCAGCCAGGATCACAAGGCCGCGTATGAGGGCGACACCGGCCCCAATACCGGCGGCATGGGAGCTTACTCCCCCGCTCCAATTCTGCCCAAAGATAAATATGCCGAGACAGCAGAACTGTGCATCAAACCGATCCTGCGTCATCTGGCCGCCAAGGGACAGCCGTTCAAGGGTGTGCTGTATGCTGGTCTGATGTATACGGAAAACGGTCCCAGCGTGCTTGAATATAATGTCCGCTTTGGTGACCCTGAGTGCCAGCCGCTGCTCATGCGTCTGGAGACAGATCTGCTGACTATCATGTTTGCCTGCATTGACGGCAAGCTTGATCAGATCGAAGTCACGTCTACTCCGCAGACCGCATGTGGTGTGGTCATGGCCGCAGAAGGCTACCCCGGTCCCTATCCCAAAGGCATGGAGATTACCGGCCTTGAGGATGCGGATGCTATGGAAGGCGTCAAAGTGTTCCAGGCCGGAACCAAAGTTGATGGCGATAAAATCGTCACCTCTGGCGGACGGGTGCTCTGCGTCACCGCGCTTGGCGACGATCTGGCAGCTGCTCAGAAAAAGGCTTACGAGGCCGTGGCCAAGGTTCATTTCGACAAGAGTTATTATCGCAAAGACATAGCCGACAAAGGTTTAAAGCGTCTGAAATAG
- a CDS encoding 3-methyl-2-oxobutanoate dehydrogenase subunit VorB, which produces MTKKAERIFVKGNEAIARGALAAKCKCFFGYPITPQNDIPEFMSSEMIKAGGDFVQAESEVAAANMLLGAGATGVRAMTSSSSPGMSLKQEAISYMAGSEVPAVIVNMNRGGPGLGDIGPAQGDYYQSTRGGGHGDYRHFTFGPGTVQEAYDLTIRAFDIAFEHRTPVLILGDAILGQMKEPINPWEPEDVDEEGGRDWAITGRDDGREKRLIKSLFLQEGELAGQNKHLQAKYDSWIDLAECEEFETEDADLIICAYGSIGRIAKSAVRKFRKEGKKVGLFRPITLYPFPSAQLKTLAEQGKRFLTIEHNLGQMVDDVRLAIRTITDSDFYPIYPGNLPTPDELEEPILKCLEGK; this is translated from the coding sequence ATGACCAAGAAAGCAGAACGCATTTTCGTCAAAGGCAACGAAGCCATCGCTCGTGGTGCCCTTGCTGCCAAATGTAAGTGTTTCTTCGGCTATCCAATCACGCCCCAGAACGACATCCCGGAGTTCATGTCTTCGGAAATGATCAAGGCTGGCGGCGATTTCGTCCAGGCTGAATCCGAAGTCGCAGCTGCAAATATGCTGCTCGGCGCAGGCGCTACAGGCGTCCGCGCAATGACCTCCTCCTCTTCACCGGGCATGTCCCTGAAGCAGGAAGCCATCTCGTACATGGCCGGTTCCGAAGTCCCAGCGGTCATCGTCAACATGAACCGTGGAGGACCGGGTCTCGGTGACATCGGTCCTGCTCAGGGTGACTATTATCAGTCAACCCGTGGCGGCGGTCACGGCGATTACCGTCACTTCACCTTCGGCCCCGGCACCGTACAGGAAGCCTACGACCTGACAATCCGAGCCTTTGATATCGCCTTTGAGCACCGCACTCCGGTCCTCATCCTCGGCGACGCCATCCTCGGACAGATGAAAGAACCCATCAATCCGTGGGAACCCGAAGATGTTGACGAGGAAGGCGGACGCGACTGGGCCATCACAGGTCGTGACGATGGCCGCGAAAAGCGTCTCATCAAATCCCTCTTCCTTCAGGAGGGCGAACTGGCCGGACAGAACAAACATCTGCAAGCCAAGTACGACTCATGGATCGATCTGGCAGAATGCGAAGAATTCGAAACCGAAGATGCCGATCTCATCATCTGCGCCTACGGCTCCATTGGTCGCATCGCCAAATCCGCTGTCCGCAAGTTCCGCAAGGAAGGCAAAAAGGTCGGCCTGTTCCGTCCCATCACGCTGTACCCGTTCCCCTCTGCCCAACTCAAGACACTGGCGGAGCAGGGCAAGCGTTTCCTGACCATCGAACACAACCTGGGCCAGATGGTCGACGACGTCCGACTTGCCATCCGTACCATCACGGATTCGGACTTCTACCCCATCTACCCCGGCAACCTGCCCACCCCGGACGAGCTCGAGGAGCCAATCCTCAAATGCCTGGAGGGTAAATAA
- a CDS encoding diguanylate cyclase produces the protein MQLNGKHLLNILVVQGDDQERESMVALLEGGNAYVHGAANGREGLRLFHGLKPEILILDLNIEQLDGLHLLEEAHETVPGIKVIVTFGSYAPYGLVQAVELGVDKFFRLPVDGSKLREAVMQCARDISMARRMVQADYSLYRLLDFFPGPAVLVDGFDVTYMNRPLRIYLGHDAAESACSLDMGVEDFILQQNNEKYDGHPHKWIESMINDPVDRDHVLHLENPRNPGSRPRVFSVTFNQFPGTEMRLFSFQDVSDIEDERVHFQGEASTDPLTKALNRRSLMEKLSRLRGTETAFGLIMFDIDHFKSVNDTYGHDVGDAVLREIAQLVRDQVRDGDVLARWGGEEFIVLSPGTGEKRAIKVAERLRLAVKHFAFTGVPRRITSSFGVVMHTPGETGDELVKRADLALYKAKETGRDKVVIG, from the coding sequence ATGCAACTGAATGGTAAACATTTGTTGAATATCCTTGTTGTCCAAGGTGACGATCAGGAGCGCGAAAGCATGGTTGCCCTGCTGGAGGGCGGTAATGCCTATGTGCATGGAGCAGCGAATGGGCGTGAAGGATTGCGCCTGTTCCACGGTTTGAAACCGGAAATCCTGATTCTTGACCTGAATATCGAGCAGTTGGACGGGTTGCATCTGCTGGAAGAAGCACATGAAACCGTGCCTGGCATCAAGGTGATCGTCACGTTCGGTTCGTATGCGCCCTATGGCTTGGTTCAGGCTGTTGAACTGGGTGTCGATAAATTTTTCCGACTTCCTGTGGATGGGTCAAAGCTTCGTGAGGCGGTCATGCAGTGTGCGCGGGATATTTCCATGGCCCGGCGCATGGTCCAGGCTGATTATTCCCTATACCGATTGCTCGACTTTTTTCCCGGCCCGGCTGTGCTCGTGGATGGGTTTGATGTAACGTACATGAATCGTCCATTGCGTATTTATCTCGGGCATGACGCGGCGGAAAGTGCATGTTCGCTTGATATGGGGGTGGAAGATTTCATTCTCCAGCAGAATAATGAAAAGTATGATGGTCATCCACATAAGTGGATCGAATCAATGATCAATGACCCGGTTGATCGTGATCATGTGTTGCATTTAGAAAATCCCCGGAATCCCGGTTCCAGGCCGAGAGTCTTCAGTGTGACCTTCAATCAGTTTCCCGGCACGGAAATGCGGCTTTTTTCATTTCAGGATGTGAGCGATATTGAGGATGAAAGAGTTCATTTTCAGGGAGAGGCCTCGACCGATCCGCTGACAAAGGCGCTGAACCGACGCAGTCTGATGGAAAAACTCAGCCGTTTGCGGGGAACTGAAACAGCCTTCGGGTTGATAATGTTCGATATCGACCACTTCAAATCCGTCAACGACACCTATGGTCATGACGTAGGCGATGCAGTATTGCGTGAAATAGCTCAGTTAGTCAGGGATCAGGTTCGGGACGGGGATGTTCTGGCCCGATGGGGAGGAGAAGAATTCATCGTCCTGTCTCCCGGCACTGGGGAGAAGCGCGCTATCAAGGTGGCGGAGAGACTGCGCTTGGCAGTCAAGCATTTCGCTTTTACCGGCGTTCCGAGAAGGATTACGTCCAGTTTCGGCGTTGTCATGCACACACCTGGAGAGACAGGCGATGAATTAGTGAAGCGGGCGGATCTGGCTTTATACAAAGCCAAGGAAACCGGCCGCGACAAAGTTGTTATCGGGTGA
- the purE gene encoding 5-(carboxyamino)imidazole ribonucleotide mutase, which translates to MPKVVIFMGSISDEDKMRPCSDLLKELGIDHVFTVSSAHRTPERTARLVEEYEADGAQVFICAAGLAAHLAGAVAAKTTRPVLGVPLAGSPFGGMDAMLATVQMPPGFPVGTLALDKVGAKNAAWLAAQILALHDEGLTQKILAAREGFKEDVEKAAASL; encoded by the coding sequence ATGCCGAAAGTCGTTATTTTTATGGGGTCGATTTCTGACGAAGACAAGATGCGCCCGTGTTCCGACTTGCTCAAGGAACTGGGAATTGATCATGTCTTTACCGTGTCGTCCGCACATCGGACACCCGAGAGGACAGCCAGACTGGTCGAGGAGTATGAGGCTGACGGCGCTCAGGTCTTTATTTGTGCCGCCGGTCTGGCCGCACATCTCGCCGGAGCTGTTGCCGCCAAGACTACCAGGCCGGTGCTCGGCGTACCCCTGGCGGGTTCTCCGTTCGGCGGCATGGATGCGATGCTTGCTACTGTGCAGATGCCTCCGGGCTTTCCGGTCGGTACGCTCGCACTGGACAAGGTCGGTGCCAAGAACGCCGCATGGCTGGCCGCCCAGATACTTGCCTTGCATGACGAGGGACTGACCCAGAAGATTCTGGCCGCCCGCGAAGGGTTTAAAGAGGATGTCGAAAAGGCTGCTGCAAGCCTGTAG
- a CDS encoding 4Fe-4S binding protein, with product MSRIEVQEDRCKGCLLCTTVCPVDIIVQSDRFNVSGYKVAEVPEADADKCTGCASCAMICPDVAITVYRTPKTKGGK from the coding sequence ATGTCTCGAATAGAGGTCCAGGAAGATAGGTGCAAAGGGTGTCTGCTCTGCACCACCGTCTGTCCTGTTGACATCATCGTCCAGTCGGACCGGTTCAACGTCAGCGGCTACAAAGTCGCCGAGGTGCCCGAAGCTGATGCGGACAAATGTACCGGTTGCGCATCATGCGCCATGATCTGCCCAGATGTGGCAATCACCGTTTACCGCACCCCGAAAACCAAGGGGGGCAAATAA
- a CDS encoding LysR family transcriptional regulator — MNTMELYQLKTFVVVAEEEHLTRASVRLHTSQPTVSAHIKALEEELETRLFIRTPKGMRLTEAGERLRNKAKSVLQAARELTLEARNMGGELVGDLSIGLNTDAEYLRIVPLLNSLGEAHPKITMQIQQRASTSVQDAILSGALDCGFIFGEPRHADIHSVVLENTQFFIAVPDIWKDRIPGGLEALADLPWILDPSDNPLQKLTAPFFQARNIKLPTQLEVDGDEVIRVLVAAGKGVSFLRKNEVEAANRIGQAVHTLAFDELHIDVRFVCLKRRDQDPVMQAVIDHVKKVWGIE, encoded by the coding sequence ATGAACACTATGGAACTCTATCAGCTCAAGACATTCGTAGTCGTGGCGGAAGAAGAGCACCTGACCCGTGCTTCCGTACGTTTGCACACGAGTCAACCGACTGTCAGCGCACATATCAAGGCATTGGAAGAAGAGTTGGAAACCCGACTGTTCATTCGTACGCCCAAGGGAATGCGCCTGACGGAAGCTGGCGAACGACTTCGAAACAAGGCCAAAAGTGTGCTTCAGGCTGCAAGAGAATTGACGCTTGAGGCACGAAACATGGGTGGCGAGCTGGTAGGGGATCTGTCCATCGGATTGAATACGGACGCCGAATACCTGCGCATCGTTCCGCTGCTCAACTCTCTTGGCGAAGCACATCCCAAGATCACCATGCAGATCCAGCAACGGGCAAGCACCTCGGTGCAGGACGCCATCCTGAGCGGTGCGCTGGACTGCGGCTTCATCTTTGGTGAACCCCGGCATGCAGACATTCATTCCGTCGTGCTGGAAAACACCCAGTTTTTCATCGCTGTGCCGGACATCTGGAAAGATCGTATTCCCGGTGGGCTTGAAGCACTGGCAGACTTGCCGTGGATTCTGGACCCAAGCGACAACCCGCTGCAAAAGCTCACGGCCCCGTTTTTTCAGGCCCGAAACATCAAACTGCCCACTCAGTTGGAAGTGGACGGCGATGAGGTTATCCGCGTGTTGGTGGCTGCGGGAAAGGGTGTTTCATTCCTGCGAAAAAATGAAGTAGAGGCTGCCAACCGCATCGGTCAGGCCGTCCACACACTGGCGTTTGATGAATTACACATCGACGTCCGATTCGTCTGCCTGAAACGACGTGATCAGGACCCGGTCATGCAGGCCGTCATCGATCATGTGAAAAAGGTCTGGGGCATTGAGTAA
- a CDS encoding 2-oxoacid:acceptor oxidoreductase family protein: MRYIDSIIAGFGGQGVMLIGNLLAYAGMKDGLNVTYIPVYGPEMRGGTANCTVVLSEEDIGSPIIHRPKSLIAMNRPSLDKFQSRVEDGGVHIINSSLIDMELADTDRLKCYGVPCNEIADGLGNTRMANMVAIGAFVQATGIISLDAVIGSLENVISPRYHKLIPANTEAIKAGAKHVS; encoded by the coding sequence ATGCGTTACATCGATTCCATCATCGCGGGTTTCGGCGGCCAGGGCGTCATGCTCATCGGCAATCTGCTCGCCTACGCAGGCATGAAGGACGGCCTTAACGTCACCTACATCCCGGTCTACGGCCCGGAGATGCGCGGCGGAACCGCCAACTGTACTGTCGTACTCTCCGAGGAAGACATCGGGTCACCCATCATTCACAGACCCAAGTCGCTCATCGCCATGAACCGCCCGTCTCTGGACAAGTTCCAGTCGCGCGTGGAAGACGGCGGAGTGCATATCATCAACTCCTCGCTTATTGACATGGAGCTTGCTGATACCGACCGTCTGAAATGCTACGGCGTTCCCTGCAACGAAATCGCCGACGGACTGGGCAACACCCGCATGGCCAACATGGTCGCCATCGGCGCATTTGTGCAGGCAACCGGAATCATCTCTCTCGACGCCGTCATCGGCTCCCTTGAGAACGTGATTTCCCCGCGCTATCACAAGCTCATCCCCGCCAACACCGAAGCCATCAAGGCCGGCGCCAAACACGTCAGCTAA
- a CDS encoding LysR family transcriptional regulator has product MELYQLRTFVAVAEEGNFTRAGQRVHASQPAVSAHIKALEEELGVRLFDRVARGVELTHAGSELVHDAIEVLAAANTLEARAVTLGGAVTGQISLGLCADPEYLKVSDLLNQIGERFPRLNLKLTQSPSGVILNEIRARNMDAGFIFSGNPYGELDTIKLADPFYCVMGAAHMKKDLAKAGPEELSTYTWVVATSNSPLRELQVKLFSEYGIVPAQIISVNSEELMRPLVVEGKALGVMRDDEADRLLVSHQGAECPLLGRHSLEMNFVYRKKQSDDPSMSMLIDIVRKEWGV; this is encoded by the coding sequence ATGGAACTTTACCAACTCAGAACATTCGTGGCAGTGGCCGAAGAGGGAAATTTCACCCGTGCTGGTCAGCGTGTCCACGCTTCCCAGCCTGCAGTCAGTGCTCATATCAAAGCCCTTGAAGAAGAACTGGGTGTCCGGTTGTTTGATCGTGTCGCGCGTGGTGTCGAATTGACTCATGCCGGTTCTGAACTGGTGCATGACGCCATTGAAGTTCTTGCCGCAGCCAATACGCTGGAAGCCCGGGCAGTGACTTTGGGCGGAGCAGTCACCGGGCAGATATCCCTTGGACTGTGCGCTGACCCTGAATATCTCAAGGTCAGCGACCTGCTCAATCAGATTGGAGAACGCTTTCCCCGTCTCAATTTGAAGCTCACGCAATCGCCTTCCGGTGTCATTCTCAATGAAATCAGGGCCAGAAATATGGATGCCGGGTTTATTTTTTCCGGTAACCCGTATGGCGAACTTGACACTATCAAACTGGCTGATCCTTTCTACTGTGTCATGGGTGCCGCACATATGAAAAAGGATCTGGCCAAGGCCGGTCCGGAAGAGCTTTCGACCTATACCTGGGTAGTGGCTACTAGCAACAGTCCGCTCAGGGAATTGCAGGTCAAGCTATTCAGTGAGTATGGAATTGTTCCGGCTCAGATTATCAGTGTGAATTCGGAAGAGCTCATGCGACCGCTCGTCGTAGAAGGCAAGGCGCTCGGGGTAATGCGTGATGACGAGGCAGACAGGTTGCTCGTATCGCATCAGGGTGCGGAATGTCCGTTGCTGGGTCGCCATTCGTTGGAAATGAATTTCGTGTACCGCAAGAAGCAGTCTGATGATCCATCCATGTCCATGCTTATCGATATTGTCCGCAAGGAATGGGGTGTATAG
- a CDS encoding rubrerythrin family protein: protein MSKTLENLKEAFAGESQANRKYLAFAEKAEKEGKPGVAKLFRAAAAAETIHAHAHLRLMKGVGSTEENLKAAIEGETFEFKSMYPDMMEDAKAEGENAILRYFGFANEAEKIHAELYTQALEADGDVFAEADFYICSVCGHTQNGEPTDKCPICGAAPKAYAKVD from the coding sequence ATGAGCAAGACTTTGGAAAATCTGAAAGAAGCGTTTGCAGGTGAGTCCCAGGCCAATCGTAAATATCTCGCATTTGCTGAAAAAGCCGAGAAAGAAGGGAAACCTGGCGTTGCCAAGCTGTTTCGTGCAGCCGCTGCCGCTGAAACCATCCATGCTCACGCGCACCTGCGCTTGATGAAGGGCGTCGGTTCTACTGAGGAGAATCTCAAGGCCGCTATCGAAGGCGAAACCTTCGAGTTCAAATCCATGTATCCCGATATGATGGAAGACGCCAAGGCCGAAGGTGAAAACGCTATCCTGCGCTACTTCGGTTTTGCTAACGAGGCCGAGAAGATTCACGCCGAACTCTATACCCAGGCTCTGGAAGCTGACGGTGATGTTTTCGCAGAGGCTGACTTTTACATCTGCTCCGTCTGCGGGCATACCCAGAATGGTGAGCCCACGGATAAATGTCCCATCTGCGGCGCAGCCCCCAAGGCATACGCCAAAGTCGACTAG
- a CDS encoding enoyl-ACP reductase — protein sequence MLLEGKKALIFGVVNDRSIAYGIARQFREHGARIAFSYAADPIKRRLEPICEELDGEFMFKCDVTSDEDIADGTRLVEEQWGDVDILVHSIAYANREDLKGRFIDTSREGYKVALDVSSFSLVALCRAYEKLLNTGGSVLTLSYYGAGKVVANYNAMGVAKAALEACVRYLSVDLGETGVRINAISAGPVKTMAASGISGFKSILGRIEEKAPLHRNITIDDVGKCALYLASDLSSGTTGDIVFVDSGYNIMGV from the coding sequence ATGCTTCTTGAAGGAAAAAAAGCCCTCATATTCGGCGTGGTCAATGACCGTTCCATAGCTTACGGCATTGCCAGGCAATTCAGGGAACATGGTGCTCGTATCGCCTTCAGTTATGCGGCAGACCCGATCAAGCGCCGGCTTGAACCTATCTGTGAGGAGCTGGACGGCGAGTTCATGTTTAAATGTGACGTGACCTCGGATGAGGATATTGCGGACGGCACACGGCTCGTGGAAGAGCAATGGGGCGACGTGGATATTCTTGTTCATTCCATCGCATACGCCAACCGCGAAGATCTCAAGGGGCGGTTTATCGACACCAGCCGCGAGGGGTACAAAGTCGCGCTGGATGTCTCGTCTTTTTCTCTTGTCGCCCTGTGCCGTGCTTATGAAAAACTCCTCAACACGGGCGGTTCCGTGCTGACGCTGAGCTACTACGGTGCAGGCAAAGTCGTTGCCAATTACAACGCCATGGGTGTGGCCAAGGCCGCCCTTGAGGCGTGCGTGCGCTACCTGTCGGTTGATCTTGGTGAGACCGGGGTACGGATCAACGCCATTTCCGCAGGTCCGGTCAAGACCATGGCCGCTTCCGGTATCTCCGGGTTCAAGTCCATCCTTGGGCGTATCGAGGAAAAGGCTCCCCTGCATCGGAACATCACCATCGACGACGTGGGCAAGTGCGCCCTGTATCTGGCATCAGACCTTTCCTCCGGTACTACCGGGGACATTGTGTTCGTGGATTCCGGATACAACATCATGGGTGTGTAG